AAAAAAAGGAACAAGTCTTTACGACGGCAGCTCAAGCTAGTAAGGCACTTTTACAAGCAGCCGAATACGAATTCAAACGAAGTCACAAACTCTATTTTATTCAAACAAAGGATCGATCGAACTGATCGATCTTTTTTTTCATGGTGGCACAGTTTAGTGTGTCATAAGGTGCTCTAGCAATTATTGAAAGCGCATACTTTAAATTTTAAAATTAAATTGTAAACAGATAAGGAGGCGCGGAAATGGAAACAGGAAAGCAGAAAACATCACTCAAAGCAAAGATCCAAAAACTCGGGACGGCACTTTCGGGGATGGTGATGCCAAATATTGCTGCGATCATTGCGTGGGGCTTGATCACAGCGATCTTTATGGAGAAAGGTTGGTTCCCCAATAAACAGATCGCTGAATTGATCGATCCGATGTTAGATTATCTCCTCCCGTTACTGATCGGTTATGTTGGTGGACGTATGGTCGATGAAGAGCGCGGTGCGATCGTTGGTGCGATCGCAACGATGGGGGTCGTAGTTGGTTCAGATGTTCCGATGTTTTTAGGGGCAATGATCATGGGACCACTTGGAGGGTATTGTATCAAAAAGCTCGATGAACTCTTTCAAGCAAAGATCCGTTCAGGCTTTGAAATGATCTATAACAATTTTTCAAGTGGAATCATGGGAATGTTGCTTGCGATCTTAGGCGTGTATATCGTCAATCCGATCGTTAGTTCAGGAAGCCACTTGATGAGCCAAGGTGTTGACTGGATCATTTCGATCCATATGTTACCATTAGCAAATATTTTTATCGAACCAGCCAAAGTGCTGTTCTTAAACAACGCGATCGGTAATGGGATCTTAGTGCCTTTAGGGGTCCAACAAGTTGCTAGTGCGGGTAAATCAGTATTATTTTTACTTGAATCAAATCCCGGCCCAGGGTTAGGGGTCTTATTAGCCTTTATGTTCTTTGGTAAAGGCAACGCCAAAGCTTCTGCTCCTGGGGCAGTCGTGATCCAATTTATCGGGGGGATCCATGAGATCTATTTCCCATATATTTTGATGAAGCCAGCTTTATTTTTAGCTGTGATCGCTGGTGGGGTGACTGGGACGTTTACCTTCCAACTCTTTGGCGCCGGGCTCAGAGCCGCTGCTTCGCCAGGCTCGATCATCGCGATCATGATGATGACCGCCCAAGGTAGTTATTTAGGAGTCTTAGCCGGGATCGCTTCGGCCGCTATCGTTTCGTTTATCATCGCTGCGATCATCTTAAAAGCTGACCGCAAGAGTGAAGGCGATGATGAATTTGCTGCAAAACAACGTGAGATGAAGCAGATGAAAGCTGAGTCAAAAGGCCAAGCTACTGAGACAACTGATTTGACAGATTATGCAAACGTCAAAAAGATCATCTTTGCTTGTGATGCGGGAATGGGCTCGTCTGCGATGGGAGCTTCGCTGTTACGC
This window of the Ligilactobacillus faecis genome carries:
- a CDS encoding PTS mannitol transporter subunit IICBA, with the translated sequence METGKQKTSLKAKIQKLGTALSGMVMPNIAAIIAWGLITAIFMEKGWFPNKQIAELIDPMLDYLLPLLIGYVGGRMVDEERGAIVGAIATMGVVVGSDVPMFLGAMIMGPLGGYCIKKLDELFQAKIRSGFEMIYNNFSSGIMGMLLAILGVYIVNPIVSSGSHLMSQGVDWIISIHMLPLANIFIEPAKVLFLNNAIGNGILVPLGVQQVASAGKSVLFLLESNPGPGLGVLLAFMFFGKGNAKASAPGAVVIQFIGGIHEIYFPYILMKPALFLAVIAGGVTGTFTFQLFGAGLRAAASPGSIIAIMMMTAQGSYLGVLAGIASAAIVSFIIAAIILKADRKSEGDDEFAAKQREMKQMKAESKGQATETTDLTDYANVKKIIFACDAGMGSSAMGASLLRDKVKKAGLNEISVTNTAVSRLKDEPNLLVVTQEELAERAAQKTPHAVHIQVGNFLNSPKYDEIIAKLKTSTYLEPETNSPETKAKPELELDQVEEIDFIRHDQNRGTSTMAVSLLKDKLHEQGKNIPVKAVRLADLKDDHHHLVIVTKEAQKNLEVRYTNVQVLVVSDLLDLDVLLEKL